One genomic region from Mytilus trossulus isolate FHL-02 chromosome 9, PNRI_Mtr1.1.1.hap1, whole genome shotgun sequence encodes:
- the LOC134683825 gene encoding uncharacterized protein LOC134683825: MASTSQQPPPYSVPNQPPQHQGQQYVHQYVQQNPHGFVQAQPPREGFSDISGGYGYNQPPHSPQPIVNTSSTSVVVSQPQCGPTIIVNPAPYSYMTPAVLTCIFCCWITGIGAIVAAAMSQGQASEMKYDEARKSATIAKILTLVTLCCGIGGYVICIAVAVAGRSTDNGY, translated from the exons ATGGCAAGCACTTCCCAACAACCTCCACCTTATAGTGTACCGAACCAGCCTCCACAACATCAAGGACAACAGTATGTTCACCAGTATGTTCAACAGAACCCACATGGATTCGTTCAAGCACAGCCCCCAAGAGAAGGATTCAGTGATATTTCCGGTGGATATGGATATAACCAGCCACCCCATTCACCCCAACCAATTGTAAACACATCATCGACTAGTGTAGTG GTCTCACAACCGCAATGTGGACCAACAATAATTGTTAATCCTGCTCCATACAGCTACATGACACCAGCAGTATTGACctgtatattttgttgttggATAACTGGGATTGGAGCTATCGTTGCGGCAGCTATG tcCCAAGGTCAAGCCAGTGAAATGAAGTATGACGAGGCGAGAAAGTCGGCTACCATAGCTAAAATACTTACTCTCGTAACCCTATGCTGCGGCATTGGTGGTTATGTTATCTGTATTGCTGTTGCAGTGGCAGGTAGAAGTACAGATAATGGATACTAG